From Dasypus novemcinctus isolate mDasNov1 chromosome 11, mDasNov1.1.hap2, whole genome shotgun sequence, one genomic window encodes:
- the KHDC1L gene encoding putative KHDC1-like protein, translating into MATRKNPWWAEPENFNAPLVFLMDEGQEERIFGRSDADLHRIEEHSCTFIQLEAWFMATGQTRVTLVGPPKARQWLMRMVQNLQSRQFPRRAQGLEMLRLVWSQPLTEDALGAFPDMEMDLGDVVLVARIYGNFSSGSLSLLPLGGFF; encoded by the exons ATGGCAACAAGGAAGAATCCGTGGTGGGCCGAGCCTGAAAACTTCAACGCCCCATTGGTATTTCTCATGGACGAGGGCCAGGAGGAGCGCATCTTCG GACGCTCGGACGCTGACCTCCACCGCATCgaggagcacagctgcaccttCATCCAGCTGGAGGCCTGGTTCATGGCCACTGGCCAGACCCGCGTCACCTTAGTTGGACCGCCCAAGGCAAGGCAATGGTTGATGCGCATGGTCCAGAATTTGCAGAGCCGGCAGTTCCCACGTCGGGCCCAAG GCCTCGAGATGCTGCGACTTGTCTGGAGTCAGCCCTTGACAGAGGACGCCCTGGGTGCCTTCCCCGACATGGAGATGGATCTTGGAGACGTGGTGTTGGTGGCCAGGATCTACGGGAACTTCTCTTCTGGGAGCCTCTCCCTTCTGCCATTGGGTGGGTTCTTCTAG